Proteins found in one Miscanthus floridulus cultivar M001 chromosome 4, ASM1932011v1, whole genome shotgun sequence genomic segment:
- the LOC136548705 gene encoding uncharacterized protein, with protein MLQQLPMDHGGGSSSSSWRGCRDKESSYGHCPPHSARCLCLYLLLSLTLLLAVAAALLAVFVTRLKKPAFYLQSIQMDRSFSLTSSNRSADGTAAPCAVASLVFAAQNLNGIGIRYGATVLDVAYANESVGAMDVPALYQPPRSANVTVLMHAVLAQRNVTRLLVSELSAQRSYMEIRVAGRIDARTHIMNFPLPKVQFSLDCRFGTNYTDIVLREGIESVMTRKALLVSSLPHLSQKCSIKINMRPRRAKGRSLDDLGC; from the exons ATGCTGCAGCAGCTACCAATGGATCATGGTGgcggtagcagcagcagcagctggcgtGGGTGTCGCGACAAGGAGAGCAGCTACGGCCACTGTCCTCCTCACTCAGCTAGATGCCTCTGCCTCTACCTGCTCCTATCGCTCACCCTcttgctcgccgtcgccgccgcgctgctcgcCGTCTTCGTCACGAGGCTCAAGAAGCCGGCCTTCTACCTGCAGTCCATCCAGATGGACAGGTCCTTCAGCCTGACGTCGTCGAACCGCAGCGCGGACGGGACGGCGGCGCCGTGCGCGGTGGCGTCGCTGGTGTTCGCGGCGCAGAACCTGAACGGGATCGGGATACGGTACGGCGCGACGGTGCTGGACGTGGCGTACGCGAACGAGTCGGTGGGCGCCATGGACGTGCCGGCGCTCTACCAGCCCCCGCGGAGTGCCAACGTGACGGTGCTCATGCACGCCGTGCTCGCGCAGCGGAACGTGACACGGCTCCTCGTGAGCGAGCTGTCGGCGCAGAGGAGCTACATGGAGATCAGGGTCGCCGGGCGCATCGACGCCCGGACGCACATCATGAACTTCCCTCTTCCGAAAGTTCAG TTTTCGCTGGATTGTAGATTTGGAACTAACTACACCGACATTGTGCTACGGGAAGGAATCGAGTCCGTGATGACACGCAAG GCTCTCCTCGTATCTTCACTGCCCCATCTCTCGCAAAAGTGCTCTATCAAGATTAACATGAGGCCAAGACGAGCAAAGGGAAGAAGTCTTGATGATTTAGGTTGCTGA